A portion of the Hyalangium minutum genome contains these proteins:
- a CDS encoding adenylate kinase: MNLILLGPPNAGKGTQAKNLFRDFQIPQISTGDILRKAVKDGTEMGKIAGPLMASGAYVPDDIVIGIVEERLKQPDCANGFVLDGFPRTTPQADALERMLAKNGKKIEAVVSLEVPHEKLIERGSGRRSCPVDGSVYHVIQSPPKRAGFCDKCGAGLVQRDDDHPEVIEKRLKKYDAETSPLKDYYAKKGLLKTIDGVGPAEGIYAEIKAAIGKP, encoded by the coding sequence ATGAACCTGATCCTGTTGGGCCCGCCGAACGCGGGAAAGGGTACCCAGGCGAAGAATCTGTTCCGGGACTTCCAGATCCCGCAGATCTCCACCGGGGACATCCTCCGCAAGGCCGTGAAGGATGGGACGGAGATGGGCAAGATTGCCGGGCCGCTGATGGCCTCGGGCGCCTATGTCCCAGATGACATCGTCATTGGCATCGTCGAGGAGCGGCTCAAGCAGCCGGACTGCGCCAACGGCTTCGTGCTGGATGGCTTCCCTCGCACCACTCCCCAGGCGGATGCCCTGGAGCGGATGCTGGCGAAGAACGGCAAGAAGATCGAGGCCGTGGTCTCGCTCGAGGTGCCGCACGAGAAGCTCATCGAGCGCGGCTCCGGCCGGCGCTCCTGCCCGGTGGATGGCAGCGTCTACCACGTCATCCAGAGCCCTCCGAAGCGGGCCGGGTTCTGCGACAAGTGCGGCGCGGGCCTTGTCCAGCGTGACGACGATCACCCCGAGGTGATCGAGAAGCGGCTCAAGAAGTACGACGCCGAGACGTCGCCGCTGAAGGACTACTACGCCAAGAAGGGCTTGCTGAAGACCATCGACGGCGTGGGGCCCGCCGAGGGTATCTACGCGGAGATCAAGGCCGCCATCGGGAAGCCCTGA
- the map gene encoding type I methionyl aminopeptidase — translation MAQVEIKSADEIALMREAGRIVCEILDELEKAVAPGVTTWDLDALAEKLIYAKGAKPAFKGYLGFPSCLCASINEEVVHGIPSKKRKLAAGDLMKLDFGVVYRGFFGDSARTVPVGKVGQEALALVNVTRQSLQKGIAAAVPGNRIGDISHAIQSYVEAHGYSVVRSFTGHGIGRKLHEKPEVPNYGSPGSGMKLRSGMTIAIEPMVNLGTDEVGLLEDDWTAVTLDSKLSAHFEHTVLITDHGPEVLTRRS, via the coding sequence ATGGCCCAAGTCGAGATCAAGAGCGCGGACGAGATCGCCCTCATGCGTGAGGCCGGCCGAATCGTCTGCGAGATCCTCGACGAGCTCGAGAAGGCCGTGGCCCCGGGGGTTACCACCTGGGACCTGGATGCCCTGGCCGAGAAGCTCATCTACGCCAAGGGAGCCAAGCCAGCGTTCAAGGGCTACCTCGGCTTCCCGAGCTGCCTGTGTGCGTCCATCAACGAGGAAGTCGTACACGGCATTCCCTCCAAGAAGCGGAAGCTGGCGGCGGGCGACCTGATGAAGCTGGACTTCGGGGTGGTGTACCGGGGGTTCTTCGGGGACTCGGCGCGCACCGTGCCGGTGGGGAAGGTGGGGCAGGAGGCCCTGGCGCTCGTTAATGTCACCCGGCAGTCCCTGCAGAAGGGGATTGCCGCGGCGGTACCGGGCAACCGGATCGGCGACATCAGCCACGCGATCCAGAGCTACGTCGAGGCGCATGGGTATTCCGTGGTGCGCAGCTTCACGGGGCATGGGATCGGCCGCAAGCTCCACGAGAAGCCAGAGGTGCCCAACTACGGTTCGCCGGGGTCGGGCATGAAGCTCCGTTCGGGAATGACCATCGCCATCGAGCCCATGGTCAACCTGGGAACCGATGAGGTAGGCCTCCTTGAGGACGACTGGACGGCGGTGACGCTCGACTCCAAGCTTTCCGCCCACTTCGAACATACCGTGCTGATCACGGATCATGGCCCCGAGGTGCTCACCCGGAGGTCCTAA
- the infA gene encoding translation initiation factor IF-1 has protein sequence MPKDDSIEVEGTVMEPLPNAMFRVVLDNGHKVLAHISGKMRMHFIRILPGDKVKVELSPYDLTRGRITYRAK, from the coding sequence TTGCCGAAGGACGATTCGATCGAAGTTGAGGGGACCGTGATGGAGCCCCTGCCCAACGCGATGTTCCGCGTGGTGCTAGACAATGGCCACAAGGTGCTCGCGCACATCTCCGGCAAGATGCGGATGCATTTCATCCGTATTCTGCCGGGCGATAAGGTCAAGGTGGAGCTGTCCCCCTATGACCTGACCCGTGGACGGATCACCTACCGGGCGAAGTAA
- the rpmJ gene encoding 50S ribosomal protein L36: MKVRASVKKICDKCKVIRRKGIVRVICASNPRHKQRQG; this comes from the coding sequence ATGAAGGTTCGGGCGTCCGTCAAGAAGATTTGCGACAAGTGCAAGGTGATCCGCCGCAAGGGGATCGTCCGCGTCATCTGCGCCTCCAACCCGCGGCACAAGCAGCGCCAGGGCTAA
- the rpsM gene encoding 30S ribosomal protein S13 yields the protein MARIAGVDLPPAKRAVISLQYIYGIGNKTAHEICAHAGIALETRTKDLTDDQARKIREYIEANLKVEGDLRREVTMNIKRLMDLGCYRGLRHRKGLPVRGQRTHTNARTRKGPKRRIVRAKPAAPAGR from the coding sequence ATGGCTCGTATCGCCGGTGTCGATCTCCCGCCTGCCAAGCGCGCGGTGATCTCGCTCCAGTACATCTACGGGATCGGTAACAAGACCGCCCATGAGATCTGCGCTCACGCGGGGATCGCGCTCGAGACCCGGACCAAGGACCTGACCGATGATCAGGCCCGTAAGATCCGTGAGTACATTGAGGCCAACCTCAAGGTTGAGGGTGACCTGCGGCGCGAGGTGACGATGAACATCAAGCGTCTGATGGACCTGGGCTGCTACCGGGGCCTCCGTCACCGCAAGGGCCTGCCCGTCCGCGGCCAGCGCACCCACACCAACGCGCGCACCCGCAAGGGTCCGAAGCGCCGCATCGTTCGCGCCAAGCCGGCTGCTCCGGCGGGCCGCTAG
- the rpsK gene encoding 30S ribosomal protein S11 — MAEEVQTPAAATTTPEGGGETAAAKKAKRKGKKNILNGVVHIQSTFNNTIITITDVSGNVISWSSAGARGFKGSRKSTPFAAQVAAGDAAAKAMEHGLKTVTVLVKGPGAGRESALRALAAAGLKITLIRDVTPIPHNGCRQPKRRRV, encoded by the coding sequence ATGGCTGAAGAAGTCCAGACCCCTGCCGCCGCCACGACGACCCCCGAGGGTGGTGGCGAGACCGCTGCGGCCAAGAAGGCCAAGCGCAAGGGCAAGAAGAACATCCTCAACGGCGTGGTCCACATCCAGTCCACGTTCAACAACACCATCATCACGATCACGGACGTGTCCGGGAACGTGATCTCGTGGTCCTCGGCGGGCGCCCGTGGCTTCAAGGGCAGCCGCAAGTCGACCCCGTTCGCCGCGCAGGTTGCCGCCGGTGACGCCGCCGCCAAGGCCATGGAGCACGGCCTGAAGACGGTGACGGTGCTGGTGAAGGGCCCTGGCGCTGGCCGCGAGTCCGCGCTGCGCGCCCTGGCCGCCGCTGGCCTGAAGATCACCCTGATCCGCGACGTGACGCCCATCCCGCACAACGGCTGCCGTCAGCCGAAGCGCCGCCGCGTCTAA
- the rpsD gene encoding 30S ribosomal protein S4 has product MARYTASACRICRRENLKMYLKGDRCYTDKCAIERRPYPPGQHGQGRVKFSGYGVQLREKQKVKRMYGLLESQFRGYYHRASAAKGKTGENLLQQLELRLDNVVFRMGFADTRNEARQLVRHGHFKVNGKRVNIPSFAVKPGSAVEVAEKSRKVLRISEALETVDRRGVPQWIDLDKKAFKGTVKTVPNREDLTMPIQEQLIVELYSK; this is encoded by the coding sequence TTGGCTCGTTACACCGCCAGCGCCTGCCGCATCTGCCGGCGCGAGAACCTGAAGATGTACCTTAAGGGCGATCGCTGCTACACGGACAAGTGTGCCATCGAGCGCCGCCCGTATCCCCCCGGCCAGCACGGCCAGGGCCGCGTGAAGTTCTCCGGCTACGGCGTGCAGCTGCGCGAGAAGCAGAAGGTCAAGCGCATGTACGGCCTGCTCGAGAGCCAGTTCCGCGGCTACTACCACCGCGCGTCCGCGGCCAAGGGCAAGACGGGTGAGAACCTCCTGCAGCAGCTGGAGCTCCGCCTGGACAACGTGGTGTTCCGCATGGGCTTCGCGGACACGCGCAACGAGGCTCGCCAGCTGGTGCGTCACGGCCACTTCAAGGTGAACGGCAAGCGGGTGAACATCCCCTCGTTCGCGGTGAAGCCGGGCAGCGCCGTCGAGGTGGCCGAGAAGAGCCGCAAGGTTCTGCGCATCTCCGAGGCTCTGGAGACTGTGGACCGCCGCGGCGTGCCGCAGTGGATCGACCTGGACAAGAAGGCCTTCAAGGGGACCGTGAAGACGGTGCCGAACCGCGAGGACCTGACCATGCCGATCCAGGAGCAGCTCATCGTGGAGCTCTACTCCAAGTAG
- a CDS encoding DNA-directed RNA polymerase subunit alpha, translating to MADTFIAKNWRDLIKPRRLEVDQDSLTGTYGKFVAEPLERGFGTTLGNSLRRVLLSSLQGSAITSVKIEGVDHEFTTIPEVAEDVTDIVLNLKEVLLRMHTNETKTLRIEVEGPKEIKAGDIIADQDVEILNPGHHICTVSEGGKVRMELTCRRGRGYVPANTNKVAGAPIGTIPIDSLFSPVRKVNYQVTNARVGQVTDFDKLALEVWTDGSVTPQDAVAYAAKIIKEQLTVFVNFDETEEPVAVEAPKEEAKLNENLFRSVDELELSVRSANCLQQANIKTIGDLVQRTEAEMLKTKNFGRKSLKEIKEILAEMGLSLGMKLENWPPKQAPVAAPPPAAASAAPKA from the coding sequence ATGGCTGATACGTTCATCGCGAAGAACTGGCGCGACCTCATCAAGCCGCGCCGGCTGGAAGTGGATCAGGACTCGCTCACCGGCACCTACGGCAAGTTCGTGGCGGAGCCCCTGGAGCGCGGCTTCGGCACCACGCTGGGCAACTCGCTGCGCCGCGTGCTGCTGTCGTCCCTGCAGGGCTCGGCCATCACCTCGGTGAAGATCGAGGGCGTGGACCACGAGTTCACCACCATCCCCGAGGTCGCTGAGGACGTCACCGACATCGTGCTGAACCTGAAGGAAGTCCTCCTTCGGATGCACACGAACGAGACGAAGACCCTGCGCATCGAGGTCGAGGGCCCCAAGGAGATCAAGGCCGGCGACATCATCGCGGATCAGGACGTCGAGATCCTCAACCCCGGCCACCACATCTGCACCGTGTCCGAGGGTGGCAAGGTCCGGATGGAGCTGACCTGCCGCCGCGGCCGTGGCTACGTGCCGGCCAACACCAACAAGGTCGCGGGCGCGCCCATTGGGACGATCCCCATCGACTCGCTGTTCTCGCCCGTGCGCAAGGTGAACTACCAGGTCACCAACGCCCGCGTCGGTCAGGTCACCGACTTCGACAAGCTGGCGCTCGAGGTGTGGACGGATGGCTCCGTCACCCCGCAGGACGCCGTCGCGTACGCGGCCAAGATCATCAAGGAGCAGCTCACGGTCTTCGTGAACTTCGACGAGACCGAGGAGCCCGTGGCGGTGGAGGCCCCGAAGGAGGAGGCCAAGCTCAACGAGAACCTCTTCCGCTCGGTGGATGAGCTGGAGCTCTCGGTTCGCTCGGCCAACTGCCTGCAGCAGGCCAACATCAAGACCATCGGCGACCTGGTGCAGCGCACCGAGGCCGAGATGCTCAAGACCAAGAACTTCGGCCGCAAGTCTCTGAAGGAGATCAAGGAGATCCTCGCGGAGATGGGCCTGTCGCTCGGCATGAAGCTCGAGAACTGGCCTCCGAAGCAGGCTCCTGTCGCGGCGCCGCCCCCGGCCGCCGCCAGCGCGGCCCCCAAGGCCTAG
- the rplQ gene encoding 50S ribosomal protein L17, translating to MRHKVGQRKLHRTTPHRLAMLNNMVTSLLEHEAIRTTVPKAKEARKMAERIITLGKRGGLANVRLAARIVKDKDVLQKVFSTYKDRYASRKGGYTRIIKLGFRRGDAAEMALLELVDRPAKAAPAEGGEAEGEAKTEESKG from the coding sequence ATGCGTCACAAGGTTGGACAGAGGAAGCTTCACCGCACCACGCCGCACCGGCTCGCGATGCTCAACAACATGGTCACCTCGCTGCTCGAGCACGAGGCGATCCGCACCACCGTCCCCAAGGCCAAGGAGGCCCGGAAGATGGCGGAGCGGATCATCACGCTCGGCAAGCGCGGCGGGCTGGCCAATGTTCGTCTGGCTGCCCGAATCGTGAAGGACAAGGACGTCCTCCAGAAGGTCTTCAGCACCTACAAGGACCGCTACGCCAGCCGTAAGGGCGGCTACACCCGCATCATCAAGCTCGGCTTCCGCCGGGGTGACGCTGCGGAGATGGCCCTCCTGGAGTTGGTGGACCGTCCCGCCAAGGCTGCCCCCGCCGAGGGTGGTGAGGCCGAGGGTGAGGCGAAGACCGAGGAGAGCAAGGGCTAA
- a CDS encoding tetratricopeptide repeat protein gives MKPLALRRASLLRCTTLAAVLSGTLLTGCQHSASMERVLTPREQARVYMEQNQPAKALALLEELHAKSPGDLDVARTLTEAQVKSGRTDAWIAELQRRNTQSERAVNHYMLGLAYFSRASDAGAPAVAAFERAIALAPNEAEFHYRLGIALLESEQYSAALGPLRRAAELAPARAAVRLPLAKALHRTGDSAGAVAALNAVVRAAPTPPEVTTARALMNQIADPFNSFPKAAEGKLEEGMRFLQELDVPQQAILAFEEILHDYPDLAVVHALLGLAYQRLDDAGRAVDEFKQAIELSPKDGKNYFYLGELYLSRQRAEAAREAFSKAVAFNPLLDEAWFRLGNLSLDKRDLKAAREAFQILTWLSPNAVPARGQLAVVYQLEGDFPAAERELRYVVEKDPENMEFALRLGLLFAEQSTRTRKPEDRKAAGAEAEKWLLKVLEEQPDNALASRALQQVKAQE, from the coding sequence GTGAAGCCCCTCGCTCTCCGCCGCGCCTCTCTCCTCCGCTGCACCACCCTGGCCGCAGTGCTCAGCGGCACCTTGCTCACCGGCTGCCAGCACAGCGCCTCGATGGAGCGGGTGCTCACCCCGCGCGAGCAGGCCCGCGTCTACATGGAGCAGAACCAGCCGGCCAAGGCCCTGGCGCTCCTGGAGGAACTGCACGCCAAGAGCCCGGGCGATCTCGACGTGGCGCGCACCCTCACGGAAGCGCAGGTGAAGTCGGGGCGGACGGACGCGTGGATCGCCGAGCTCCAGCGCCGCAACACCCAGTCCGAGCGGGCAGTGAACCACTACATGCTCGGGCTGGCGTACTTCTCGCGGGCCTCGGACGCCGGAGCCCCGGCAGTGGCCGCCTTCGAGCGCGCCATCGCCCTGGCCCCCAACGAGGCCGAGTTCCACTACCGCCTGGGCATCGCCCTGCTGGAGTCCGAGCAGTACAGCGCCGCGCTGGGCCCGCTGCGCCGCGCCGCCGAGCTGGCCCCGGCTCGTGCCGCCGTCCGGCTCCCGCTGGCCAAGGCGCTGCACCGCACGGGAGACAGCGCGGGGGCCGTGGCGGCGCTCAACGCGGTGGTCCGGGCGGCGCCCACGCCTCCGGAGGTAACGACGGCGCGAGCGCTGATGAACCAGATCGCGGACCCGTTCAACAGCTTCCCCAAGGCGGCCGAGGGCAAGCTCGAGGAGGGCATGCGCTTCCTGCAGGAGCTGGACGTACCGCAGCAGGCCATCCTGGCCTTCGAGGAGATCCTCCACGACTACCCGGACCTGGCGGTGGTGCACGCGCTGCTGGGGCTGGCGTACCAGCGGCTGGACGACGCGGGGCGGGCAGTGGACGAGTTCAAGCAGGCCATCGAGCTCTCGCCCAAGGACGGCAAGAACTACTTCTACCTAGGGGAGCTGTACCTCTCGCGGCAGCGGGCGGAGGCGGCGCGGGAGGCCTTCAGCAAGGCGGTGGCCTTCAACCCGCTGCTGGACGAGGCCTGGTTCCGGCTGGGAAACCTGAGCCTGGACAAGCGGGACCTGAAGGCGGCACGGGAGGCGTTCCAGATCCTCACGTGGCTGTCTCCGAACGCAGTGCCCGCGCGGGGCCAGCTGGCGGTGGTGTACCAGCTGGAGGGCGACTTCCCGGCGGCCGAGCGCGAGCTGCGGTATGTGGTCGAAAAAGACCCGGAGAACATGGAGTTTGCGCTGCGGCTGGGGCTGCTCTTCGCCGAGCAATCGACGCGGACGCGCAAGCCCGAGGATCGCAAGGCAGCGGGCGCGGAGGCGGAGAAGTGGCTCCTGAAGGTCCTGGAGGAGCAGCCAGACAACGCGCTGGCCTCGAGGGCCCTGCAGCAGGTGAAAGCTCAGGAGTAG
- a CDS encoding lysophospholipid acyltransferase family protein yields the protein MPRKLFCMFVAGAWTAFLFPFASLTALLLGGDASVWICRHLWSPVLLWAGGARLVVHGQENVDPKRPTIYVSNHQSTLDIPAHFVTVPVPFRYVAKSQLGWVPFIGWYLWVAGHVFVNRSNRQAAITSLQRAGQKIRSGTSIFLYPEGTRSPDGRILPFKKGPFALALEARVPICPVTVEGTGSIMPKNSWNIVPGPVHVKIGKPIDTTAFAANDREGLARAVREVIIAQSLELGGKGGDLEDAVAAAGHEGFREPSPPASKTS from the coding sequence ATGCCACGTAAACTCTTCTGCATGTTCGTTGCGGGCGCGTGGACGGCGTTCCTGTTCCCGTTCGCCTCCCTGACCGCTCTGTTGCTCGGTGGGGACGCCTCGGTGTGGATCTGCCGCCACCTGTGGTCGCCTGTGCTGCTGTGGGCCGGCGGTGCCCGTCTGGTGGTGCACGGCCAGGAGAACGTCGATCCCAAGCGGCCGACCATCTACGTCTCCAACCATCAGTCGACCCTGGACATCCCGGCGCACTTCGTCACGGTGCCGGTGCCCTTCCGCTACGTGGCCAAGAGCCAGCTGGGGTGGGTGCCCTTCATCGGCTGGTATCTGTGGGTGGCGGGGCACGTCTTCGTCAACCGCTCCAACCGGCAGGCGGCGATCACCTCGCTCCAGCGCGCCGGGCAGAAGATCCGCAGCGGCACCAGCATCTTCCTGTACCCGGAGGGCACCCGCTCGCCGGACGGGCGGATCCTCCCCTTCAAGAAGGGGCCGTTCGCCCTGGCACTTGAGGCCCGCGTGCCCATCTGTCCTGTCACCGTCGAAGGCACGGGCTCCATCATGCCCAAGAACTCCTGGAACATCGTCCCCGGCCCCGTCCACGTGAAGATCGGCAAGCCCATCGACACCACGGCCTTTGCCGCGAACGACCGCGAGGGCCTGGCCCGGGCTGTCCGGGAAGTGATCATCGCCCAGAGCCTGGAACTCGGCGGCAAGGGCGGAGACCTCGAGGACGCTGTCGCCGCCGCGGGGCACGAAGGCTTCCGCGAACCGTCCCCCCCTGCCTCGAAGACCTCCTGA
- a CDS encoding deoxynucleoside kinase, translating into MARKKFIAVAGNIGAGKTELTSFLCRKYGLTPYFEPNDQNPYLADFYKDMKKWAFRSQIFFLTHKFRLHRELERQPGTVLQDRTIYEDAEIFAKNLHRQRFIDKRDWQMYRELYETVAQVLTPPDLMIYLRCPVQTLKERIRLRGRVMEKDIPTLYLKRLNALYEEWFSHYKMSPVLVLPTDKLDYLTNLVDRVDLFRQIEKHL; encoded by the coding sequence GTGGCCAGGAAAAAGTTCATCGCCGTCGCGGGTAATATTGGCGCCGGGAAGACGGAGCTCACCTCGTTCCTCTGCCGGAAGTACGGCTTGACGCCGTACTTCGAGCCGAACGACCAGAACCCCTACCTGGCCGACTTTTACAAGGACATGAAGAAGTGGGCCTTCCGCTCACAGATCTTCTTTTTGACCCATAAGTTCCGGCTGCACCGCGAGCTGGAGCGTCAGCCCGGAACGGTATTGCAGGACCGGACCATCTACGAGGACGCGGAGATCTTCGCCAAGAACCTTCACCGGCAGCGCTTCATCGACAAGCGGGACTGGCAGATGTACCGGGAGCTGTACGAGACGGTGGCCCAGGTGCTCACCCCGCCGGATCTGATGATCTACCTGCGCTGCCCCGTGCAGACCCTCAAGGAGCGCATCCGCCTGCGAGGCCGCGTCATGGAGAAGGACATCCCCACGCTCTACCTCAAGCGCCTGAACGCCCTCTATGAGGAGTGGTTCAGCCACTACAAGATGTCGCCCGTGCTCGTGCTGCCGACCGACAAGCTCGACTACCTCACCAACCTGGTGGATCGCGTGGATCTGTTCCGCCAGATCGAGAAGCACCTGTGA